In Hamadaea flava, a genomic segment contains:
- the hemC gene encoding hydroxymethylbilane synthase has product MKLRLGTRGSALAKAQSQMIADAVTAATGRTVELVEIVTPGDRSAAPVQRLGVGVFVSALRDALQAKEIDFAVHSYKDLPTAPVDDLIIAAVPERADPRDVLVARDGLTLAELPPSSVVGTGALRRIAQLQALGLGLRTTPIRGNVDSRLRRVASGELDAIVLAKAGLDRLGRSAEATEALDPMLMLPAPAQGALAVECRADDNDLVEALSALDHPATRAAVAAERGLLAQLEAGCSAPIAGLAEISEDEIYLRGAVFSEDGRHAIRLSRTGTIADADQIGRLLAADLLAAGADRLFSVGGGVPSGDGETDENDAVPGSAQ; this is encoded by the coding sequence GTGAAGCTTCGTCTGGGGACCCGGGGTTCCGCCCTGGCGAAGGCCCAGTCGCAGATGATCGCCGACGCGGTGACCGCGGCGACCGGCCGGACCGTGGAACTCGTGGAGATCGTCACGCCGGGCGACCGGTCGGCGGCGCCGGTGCAGCGCCTCGGCGTCGGGGTGTTCGTCTCCGCGCTGCGGGACGCCTTGCAGGCCAAGGAGATCGACTTCGCCGTCCACTCCTACAAGGACCTGCCGACCGCGCCGGTGGACGACCTGATCATCGCGGCTGTACCGGAGCGGGCGGACCCACGGGACGTCCTGGTCGCCCGGGACGGGCTGACCCTGGCCGAGCTGCCGCCCAGCTCGGTCGTCGGCACCGGCGCCCTGCGGCGGATCGCCCAGCTCCAGGCGCTCGGACTGGGCTTGCGGACGACCCCGATCCGGGGCAACGTGGATTCTCGGTTGCGACGTGTCGCGAGCGGTGAACTGGACGCGATCGTGCTGGCCAAGGCTGGTCTCGATCGCCTCGGCCGGTCCGCCGAGGCGACCGAGGCGCTCGACCCGATGCTGATGCTGCCCGCTCCCGCTCAGGGCGCGCTGGCGGTGGAGTGCCGGGCCGACGACAACGACCTGGTGGAGGCGCTGAGCGCGCTCGACCACCCGGCCACGCGGGCGGCCGTCGCCGCCGAGCGTGGTCTGCTCGCCCAGCTCGAGGCCGGCTGCTCCGCGCCGATCGCGGGCTTGGCGGAAATAAGTGAAGACGAGATCTACCTGCGCGGCGCGGTCTTCAGCGAAGACGGCCGTCACGCCATCCGGCTGTCGCGCACGGGCACCATCGCCGACGCCGATCAGATCGGCCGGCTTCTCGCCGCGGACCTGCTCGCGGCGGGCGCAGATCGCCTCTTCTCCGTCGGCGGCGGCGTGCCGTCGGGGGATGGGGAGACGGATGAGAATGATGCTGTACCTGGGAGTGCACAATGA
- a CDS encoding uroporphyrinogen-III synthase, which yields MTRTRKPAGHIAFVGAGPGDPGLVTRRAYDALADADHVVYDRGVPDTLLTALREVVPAEAEWSPAEGAPGDVAKVLLNEAKSGRNAVHLVSGDPFGHESVVREVQAVARTAVRFAVVPGVSQAAGVATYSGVPLAGVRTTADIEDIAEVDFPALAAGLRRGSIALSVDAGDLASVRDGLLASGVEGSTPVAITGDGTGETQYTTVSTVDSFVAAALGFSGRAVLSVGSGVQLRDKLGWWENRPLYGWRVLVPRTKEQAGAMSERLRAYGAIPCEVPTIAVEPPRTPAQMERAIKGLVDGRYAWTIFTSVNAVKAVWEKFAEHGLDARHFGGVKIACIGEATAEAVRSFGIQPELIPGTEQTSEGLLAEFAPHDEMLDPVGRILLPRADIATETLVAGLTEMGWEVDDVTAYRTVRAAPPPEEIRNAIKQGGFDAVLFTSSSTVRNLVGIAGKPHQRTVVAVIGPKTHDTAIEFGLRVDVQPEHASVPDLVEALASYAVELREKLATMPAKSRRGSKVQGPTALRFR from the coding sequence ATGACCCGCACCCGTAAACCGGCCGGCCACATCGCCTTCGTCGGAGCCGGACCGGGCGATCCCGGCCTGGTCACCCGCCGGGCCTACGACGCCTTGGCCGACGCCGACCACGTCGTCTACGACCGGGGCGTGCCCGACACGCTCCTCACCGCGCTGCGGGAGGTGGTCCCGGCCGAGGCCGAGTGGTCGCCTGCCGAGGGCGCGCCCGGCGACGTCGCGAAGGTGCTCCTCAACGAGGCCAAATCCGGCCGCAACGCGGTCCACCTCGTCTCCGGCGACCCGTTCGGCCACGAGTCCGTGGTCCGCGAAGTCCAGGCGGTCGCCCGGACCGCCGTCCGCTTCGCCGTCGTCCCGGGGGTGAGCCAGGCCGCGGGCGTCGCGACCTACTCCGGGGTCCCGCTCGCCGGGGTGCGCACGACCGCGGACATCGAAGACATCGCCGAGGTCGACTTCCCGGCCCTCGCGGCGGGCCTGCGCCGTGGGTCGATCGCGCTCAGCGTCGACGCCGGCGATCTCGCGTCGGTACGCGACGGGCTGCTGGCGAGTGGCGTCGAAGGGTCGACGCCGGTCGCGATCACCGGCGACGGAACCGGCGAGACGCAGTACACGACGGTATCGACCGTCGACAGCTTCGTCGCCGCCGCGCTCGGCTTCAGCGGCCGGGCGGTGCTCTCCGTCGGCTCCGGCGTCCAGCTGCGGGACAAGCTCGGCTGGTGGGAGAACCGTCCGCTCTACGGCTGGCGTGTCCTCGTACCGCGGACCAAGGAGCAGGCCGGCGCGATGAGCGAGCGGCTGCGGGCGTACGGGGCGATCCCGTGCGAGGTGCCGACCATCGCGGTCGAGCCGCCGCGTACGCCGGCGCAGATGGAACGCGCCATCAAGGGCCTGGTCGACGGCCGGTACGCCTGGACGATCTTCACCAGTGTGAACGCCGTCAAGGCGGTCTGGGAGAAGTTCGCCGAGCACGGGCTGGACGCGCGCCACTTCGGCGGCGTGAAGATCGCCTGCATCGGCGAGGCCACCGCGGAAGCCGTCCGGTCCTTCGGCATCCAGCCGGAGCTGATCCCTGGCACCGAGCAGACCTCGGAAGGCCTGCTCGCCGAGTTCGCCCCGCACGACGAGATGCTCGACCCGGTGGGCCGCATCCTGCTGCCGCGGGCCGACATCGCGACGGAGACCCTGGTCGCCGGGCTGACCGAGATGGGCTGGGAGGTCGACGACGTGACGGCGTACCGGACCGTCCGGGCCGCGCCGCCGCCGGAGGAGATCCGCAACGCCATCAAGCAGGGCGGGTTCGACGCGGTCCTGTTCACCTCGTCGTCGACCGTCCGGAACCTGGTCGGCATCGCGGGCAAGCCGCATCAGCGGACCGTCGTCGCGGTGATCGGGCCGAAGACGCACGACACGGCGATCGAGTTCGGTCTCCGGGTCGACGTCCAGCCCGAGCACGCCTCGGTGCCGGACCTCGTCGAGGCGCTCGCCTCGTACGCGGTCGAGCTGCGCGAGAAGCTCGCCACCATGCCGGCCAAGAGCCGTCGCGGTTCCAAGGTCCAGGGGCCGACGGCACTGCGCTTCCGCTGA
- the hemB gene encoding porphobilinogen synthase produces MGFPEIRPRRLRTTPAMRRLVSETRLHPAELILPMFVKEGLTEPRPIASMPGVVQHSRESLRKAAAEAVEAGVGGIMLFGIPLAKDPTGSGGIDPGGILNVAVRDVVSEVGSSTVVMSDLCLDEFTSHGHCGVLAADGSVDNDATLDAYAQMAVAQAAAGVHVVGPSGMMDGQVGVVRRALDEAGYADVAILAYAVKYASAFFGPFRDAVESSLEGDRRTYQQDPANLRESLREVELDVAEGADMVMVKPALPYLDVVSAVRQRVDVPVAAYQVSGEYAMVEAAAANGWLDRDRVMLETLHSIKRAGASMILTYWAVDAARRLH; encoded by the coding sequence ATGGGTTTTCCGGAGATCCGGCCGCGCCGGCTGCGGACCACTCCCGCCATGCGGCGGCTGGTCAGTGAGACGCGGCTGCATCCGGCCGAGTTGATCCTGCCGATGTTCGTCAAGGAGGGCTTGACCGAACCTCGGCCGATCGCCTCGATGCCCGGGGTCGTGCAGCACTCCCGGGAGTCCCTGCGGAAGGCCGCCGCCGAGGCGGTCGAGGCGGGCGTCGGCGGCATCATGCTGTTCGGCATCCCGCTGGCCAAGGACCCTACCGGGTCGGGTGGGATCGACCCGGGCGGCATCCTCAACGTCGCCGTCCGCGACGTCGTCTCCGAGGTCGGCTCGTCGACGGTGGTCATGAGCGACCTGTGCCTCGACGAGTTCACCTCGCACGGGCACTGCGGCGTGCTGGCGGCGGACGGATCGGTCGACAACGACGCCACCCTGGACGCGTACGCGCAGATGGCGGTCGCGCAGGCGGCGGCCGGCGTACACGTGGTGGGGCCGTCGGGGATGATGGACGGCCAGGTCGGCGTGGTACGCCGGGCGCTGGACGAGGCCGGGTACGCCGACGTCGCGATCCTCGCGTACGCCGTCAAGTACGCGTCCGCGTTCTTCGGCCCGTTCCGCGACGCGGTGGAGTCGTCGCTGGAGGGCGATCGGCGTACCTATCAGCAGGACCCGGCGAACCTGCGGGAGTCGCTGCGCGAGGTGGAGCTGGACGTCGCCGAGGGTGCCGACATGGTGATGGTGAAGCCGGCGTTGCCCTACCTCGACGTCGTGTCCGCTGTCCGGCAGCGCGTCGACGTGCCCGTGGCGGCCTACCAGGTCAGCGGCGAGTACGCCATGGTCGAGGCGGCCGCGGCGAACGGCTGGCTGGACCGGGACCGGGTCATGCTGGAGACGCTGCACTCGATCAAACGAGCCGGTGCCTCCATGATCCTGACCTATTGGGCCGTGGACGCGGCCCGCCGCCTGCACTGA
- a CDS encoding GNAT family N-acetyltransferase, which produces MKLREWDPRVATATEISTVVETLNAVMSVDLPDDPPWRDVLMREYLSVTMPGERKITWIAEKEEGDLARGVPLLGFASILLLGDIGVVECIVHPEMRKRGLGRTLLHAVVSRAHSEGFQAIGVEVPGGTPGVEFYAGLGFRRAFTEQRSVLDLDTVDWYALGELANGVATGYSIRFYPDSPPDELIEAYATAKAEVQDVDLGDLDLRPSSYEPDRLRASLSCLHARGLRPYIVVAVHESTGVVAGLTEVVVPEQRPTRADQYDTVVVPEHRGYGVGRAIKARMLFELRSAVPSLRQVQTWNAAVNEPLLKVNAELGFGADRDWLEFEADVPDLARALGIA; this is translated from the coding sequence GTGAAGCTTCGCGAGTGGGATCCCCGAGTCGCGACGGCCACCGAGATATCCACCGTGGTAGAGACGCTCAATGCCGTGATGAGCGTCGACCTCCCCGATGATCCGCCGTGGCGCGATGTACTGATGCGCGAATATCTCTCGGTCACCATGCCGGGCGAGCGCAAGATCACCTGGATCGCCGAGAAAGAGGAAGGCGATCTCGCCCGGGGCGTCCCGCTGCTGGGCTTCGCGAGCATTCTGCTGCTCGGCGACATCGGCGTGGTCGAGTGCATCGTGCACCCCGAAATGCGCAAGCGGGGACTCGGCCGGACACTTCTGCACGCGGTGGTCAGCCGCGCCCATTCCGAGGGCTTCCAGGCGATCGGCGTCGAGGTGCCGGGGGGCACGCCAGGCGTCGAGTTCTACGCCGGCCTAGGCTTCCGCAGGGCCTTCACCGAGCAGCGCAGCGTGCTCGACCTCGACACCGTCGACTGGTACGCCCTGGGCGAGCTGGCCAACGGCGTCGCCACCGGCTACTCCATCCGGTTCTACCCGGACTCGCCGCCCGACGAGCTGATCGAGGCGTACGCGACGGCCAAGGCCGAGGTGCAGGACGTCGATCTCGGCGATCTCGACCTGCGGCCCAGCTCCTACGAGCCGGACCGGTTGCGGGCGAGCCTGTCCTGCCTCCACGCGCGCGGGCTGCGCCCCTACATCGTCGTGGCCGTGCACGAGAGCACCGGCGTGGTCGCCGGGCTCACCGAGGTCGTGGTGCCCGAGCAGCGTCCGACGCGGGCCGATCAATACGACACCGTGGTGGTGCCGGAGCACCGGGGCTACGGCGTCGGCCGCGCGATCAAGGCCCGGATGCTGTTCGAGCTCCGCTCGGCGGTGCCGTCGCTGCGGCAGGTGCAGACCTGGAACGCGGCGGTCAACGAACCGCTGCTCAAGGTCAACGCCGAGCTAGGCTTCGGCGCGGACCGCGACTGGCTCGAATTCGAGGCCGACGTGCCCGACCTGGCTCGCGCCCTCGGCATCGCCTGA
- a CDS encoding lytic murein transglycosylase, with protein MTTPEPTREPETPPAAPVSGEPAGDQVGKHAGKHVADESTQQSAQQSVPKLRPAVTAAGRKVAAGGRTAIGAARRPQGRLVAGGLFVTAIVTGVVLVAVWLAPTGGVPVAQDSSASTTPTSAAPSGTGEASFSPFPTTTTSPLPPNSGLTEWADKLAVKVEIPPVALRAYAYAEYVLTSRKPSCNLRWSTIAAIGKIETNHGRVGASTLGPDGRVLPPIVGPALDGKAGRAKVADTDAGALDNDRAWDHAVGPLQFVPTAWRAYAVDADSDGLVDPNDIDDAALAAATKLCEANKDLSQAANWNAAIKTFPDLSAKAQQVFDAANTYGQKSRA; from the coding sequence GTGACGACCCCTGAACCCACCCGCGAACCCGAGACCCCTCCGGCCGCGCCCGTCTCCGGGGAACCGGCCGGGGACCAGGTCGGGAAGCACGCCGGGAAGCACGTCGCCGACGAGTCCACCCAGCAGTCCGCCCAGCAGTCCGTGCCGAAGCTCCGGCCGGCGGTCACGGCGGCCGGGCGCAAGGTCGCCGCCGGCGGGCGTACGGCGATCGGGGCAGCCCGGCGGCCGCAGGGCCGGCTCGTCGCGGGCGGCCTGTTCGTCACCGCCATCGTCACCGGAGTCGTGCTGGTGGCCGTCTGGCTCGCCCCCACCGGCGGCGTACCGGTGGCGCAGGACAGCTCGGCGTCCACCACGCCCACCTCGGCCGCGCCGAGCGGCACCGGCGAGGCCAGCTTCAGCCCCTTCCCGACCACCACGACCTCGCCGCTGCCGCCGAACTCCGGGCTCACCGAGTGGGCGGACAAGCTGGCCGTCAAGGTGGAGATCCCGCCGGTGGCACTGCGCGCGTACGCGTACGCCGAGTACGTGCTGACGAGCCGGAAGCCGAGCTGCAACCTGCGATGGTCGACGATCGCCGCGATCGGGAAGATCGAGACGAACCACGGCCGGGTGGGCGCCTCCACGCTGGGTCCGGACGGGCGCGTACTGCCCCCGATCGTCGGTCCGGCGCTGGACGGCAAGGCGGGCCGGGCGAAGGTCGCCGACACCGACGCTGGCGCGCTGGACAACGACCGCGCTTGGGATCACGCCGTCGGACCCCTGCAATTCGTGCCGACCGCGTGGCGCGCGTATGCCGTGGATGCGGACAGTGATGGGCTCGTCGATCCGAACGACATCGACGATGCGGCATTGGCGGCCGCCACGAAACTTTGCGAGGCCAATAAGGACCTCTCGCAAGCAGCGAATTGGAACGCCGCGATAAAGACGTTCCCCGATCTCTCGGCCAAGGCGCAGCAGGTTTTCGACGCTGCGAACACGTACGGCCAGAAGAGCCGGGCATGA